The following proteins are encoded in a genomic region of Phaeodactylum tricornutum CCAP 1055/1 chromosome 1, whole genome shotgun sequence:
- a CDS encoding predicted protein encodes MTPGSRRMRRSREAAASNETDLSAFELYGIQGDSVAALKALTSDAPSSLTTDYNTAILRHVSSKSLDTRVVALRNGLLSELDGCEKKYFNSLSQEQISVRRRKRNEMIMAYNRALVLQTSGFSKECIQICREKLKDLVVKNQPPPEELYIVASRMSFLFLETTLGPSVSRSSGLVHEDLSTPSILSVIAWLNLFNLEKDPQSKFLLALCKSRLHLSESDRKGTKSESNARLARKELKAAMEILQHKLRASHGGDTESVVSSLNSEEIMSTGTHQLQESHQQLLPRSLVLQKLNQSALNLKAKLEQMKGNAKKSLLLCSEARGAAVLDSSYERINSNNLGIVYGTTGKRHLALHSLFKSLQVKSEASFDVDGTSRPNQALTALYNTSLCALQAQNYICSYECMATYVSRCDVFHVGVRCWLRMAEACVGIYSSSRPSKSFKDFCAIEVNGKAKGLLFDHGLCTEQPNTTQEILVQELASGEDIQQVKRNPLLRARGCLEHLLSNQEALDNDALSTSRLMLSFVLLSFREFYRALDMARLVLDSQTLEAVEVGNDTIGVVKRRIATARMYAAEASCALGNSAEAMKYLVGDGRDDAFDRLSSDLGGVTMDMAALNGTGKRRLARAQVKVRSSASTVTAAMDNMPAAKQLAMSAQAIENAYASNRERSAARRALVYCLLRGGNHSAALTLLRSITSTLTSCQAS; translated from the exons ATGACACCAGGGAGCCGTCGCATGCGGCGCTCTCGGGAGGCAGCAGCTTCGAACGAAACCGATCTGTCAGCGTTTGAGCTGTACGGCATACAGGGCGACTCGGTTGCGGCCTTGAAGGCGTTGACGTCGGATGCTCCATCTTCGTTGACGACAGATTACAATACGGCGATACTCAGGCATGtctcttccaaatccttAGATACGCGAGTTGTCGCTTTACGAAACGGTCTCCTAAGTGAGTTAGATGGTTGTGAGAAGAAATACTTCAATAGTCTTAGTCAAGAACAGATTTCAGTTCGCAGGCGTAAGCGGAACGAAATGATAATGGCTTACAACCGGGCGCTCGTACTGCAAACATCAGGATTCTCAAAGGAGTGCATCCAAATCTGTCGCGAAAAGCTGAAGGACCTAGTTGTGAAAAATCAACCGCCTCCGGAAGAGCTCTATATTGTTGCGTCTCGCATGTCGTTTTTATTCCTCGAAACGACGCTTGGTCCAAGCGTCAGCCGCTCATCAGGGCTAGTGCATGAGGATCTAAGCACACCTTCAATCTTGTCGGTCATAGCGTGGTTAAATTTATTTAACCTGGAGAAAGATCCACAGTCCAAGTTTTTATTGGCTCTTTGTAAGAGTCGGCTTCATCTCTCTGAGTCGGATAGGAAGGGAACGAAATCTGAAAGCAATGCTCGGTTGGCGAGGAAGGAGCTGAAAGCCGCGATGGAGATCCTACAGCATAAACTTCGGGCATCTCATGGTGGAGATACTGAATCAGTGGTGTCCTCTTTGAACTCGGAGGAAATTATGTCCACGGGTACTCATCAACTTCAGGAGTCGCACCAACAACTGCTACCTCGCTCGCTAGTTTTGCAAAAGCTCAATCAATCGGCATTGAATTTGAAGGCAAAATTAGAGCAAATGAAGGGGAACGCTAAGAAGTCACTGCTTTTATGTAGTGAAGCTCGCGGTGCGGCTGTTCTGGATTCTAGCTACGAACGCATAAATTCCAACAATCTAGGAATCGTGTACGGCACTACAGGAAAACGCCACTTGGCGCTACATTCTCTCTTTAAGAGTTTGCAGGTGAAATCGGAGGCTTCGTTTGATGTGGACGGTACTTCACGTCCCAATCAAGCTCTGACTGCTTTGTACAATACTTCGCTTTGTGCTCTTCAGGCACAGAACTACATTTGTTCATATGAATGTATGGCGACTTATGTTTCTCGCTGTGATGTATTCCACGTAGGAGTACGCTGCTGGCTACGAATGGCAGAAGCTTGTGTTGGAATCTACTCCAGCTCGAGGCCATCCAAATCTTTTAAGGACTTCTGTGCTATAGAAGTCAACGG GAAAGCGAAAGGTCTACTTTTCGATCATGGTTTATGTACTGAGCAGCCAAATACGACCCAGGAGATTCTCGTTCAGGAACTAGCAAGTGGTGAGGACATTCAACAAGTGAAGCGCAACCCATTGCTCCGTGCACGTGGCTGTCTGGAACATCTTCTTTCAAatcaagaagctttggaCAATGACGCTCTCAGCACTTCACGTTTGATGTTATCGTTTGTATTACTGTCGTTCCGCGAATTTTATCGAGCTTTAGATATGGCCCGTCTTGTGCTCGATTCTCAAACTTTGGAAGCAGTCGAAGTCGGCAATGACACCATTGGCGTGGTCAAGCGGCGCATCGCTACAGCTCGTATGTATGCTGCAGAAGCCTCTTGTGCACTGGGAAACTCAGCTGAAGCAATGAAATATTTAGTCGGAGACGGAAGAGATGATGCGTTTGACCGTTTGTCATCAGACCTGGGTGGCGTTACTATGGACATGGCTGCATTGAATGGAACAGGGAAGCGCCGTTTGGCCCGAGCTCAAGTGAAAGTTCGATCATCGGCAAGCACCGTTACAGCTGCTATGGACAATATGCCCGCAGCCAAACAGCTTGCCATGTCGGCTCAAGCCATTGAAAATGCGTACGCCAGCAATCGAGAACGATCGGCAGCGCGGCGGGCTTTGGTGTATTGTCTGCTGCGTGGTGGTAATCACTCGGCAGCACTCACTCTTCTTCGATCAATAACATCGACGTTGACGAGTTGCCAAGCCTCCTAA
- a CDS encoding predicted protein, which yields TVPRGYALNSRLASWVAEQRKQYKLLIDGKQSSITPQRIALLNELGFAWNAQEAAWARHMADLEHFRSQTGHCHVPLNHPVPPKLGLWVKEQRRHFALLKQGKQSHMTPERARELDEIGFCWDTHEATWLERLRELTKFKDEHGHCLVPTNFNVNPKLGTWVHHQRRQHKKFREGKTCHITQERIAALDHLGFVW from the exons ACAGTCCCTCGGGGATATGCGCTAAACTCTCGTCTTGCCAGCTGGGTTGCCGAACAACGTAAACAGTACAAACTCCTGATTGATGGAAAACAAAGCAGTATTACCCCGCAACGTATAGCGCTACTGAATGAACTTGGTTTTGCATGGAATGCCCAGGAAGCCGCCTGGGCTCGCCATATGGCTGATTTAGAGCACTTTCGATCCCAGACAGGGCACTGTCACG TTCCACTCAACCACCCAGTACCCCCTAAGCTTGGCCTTTGGGTCAAGGAGCAGCGTCGGCACTTTGCTTTGCTAAAACAAGGGAAACAGTCACATATGACTCCCGAGCGTGCTCGAGAGCTCGATGAGATTGGCTTCTGCTGGGACACCCATGAAGCCACTTGGCTAGAGAGGCTTCGTGAGCTTACCAAGTTTAAAGACGAACACGGGCACTGTCTTGTTCCCACAAACTTCAATGTCAATCCGAAGCTAGGAACGTGggtccaccaccaacgaaGGCAGCACAAAAAGTTTCGGGAAGGAAAGACTTGTCACATTACCCAGGAGCGGATTGCCGCGCTTGACCATCTTGGATTTGTATGG
- a CDS encoding predicted protein, whose protein sequence is MAAPRREPRPFHLRRQSAYTIIACFVVFYIVSQTVVLIFFHLNSPKLNFGSDSWQRGFVSYGTNVHTQRFVSFPLYNATAEKAQALLYTKSFQSLERPLKFLHIPKTAGSAIENAAGENGINWGSCAFFHKPKRDICDYPGTEWPMRIGWWHLPTYVFPLAESDPYQHAEVFGVIRDPYERMVSEFYYICTLKVKDWRPDQCNRSRLHESAYMNQWLMRKMHDRETKTAAGYLLDNGHFTPQIEYIVGPHETRYVDYILRLDDTLNPQFAHLMQVFGLGHVELKKFQALGSAEDFKDRSDDTHLTTDALDKHTLDWIHNRYSQDFLDFGYMKRAVV, encoded by the coding sequence ATGGCAGCACCACGACGAGAGCCACGACCATTTCACTTGCGTCGCCAGTCGGCCTACACTATCATTGCATGTTTCGTGGTGTTTTACATTGTATCCCAGACCGTTGTCCTCATTTTTTTCCACCTGAACTCACCAAAGCTGAATTTTGGATCCGATAGCTGGCAACGGGGCTTTGTTAGCTATGGAACAAATGTGCACACGCAGCGGTTCGTGAGCTTCCCATTGTACAATGCAACCGCGGAGAAAGCACAGGCCTTGCTGTATACGAAGTCCTTTCAAAGCCTGGAACGCCCCCTAAAGTTTCTGCACATTCCCAAGACAGCGGGTTCCGCGATTGAAAATGCAGCTGGCGAAAATGGGATAAATTGGGGAAGCTGCGCGTTCTTTCATAAGCCGAAGCGCGACATTTGTGACTATCCCGGCACCGAATGGCCCATGCGGATAGGATGGTGGCACCTCCCTACTTATGTCTTTCCATTGGCCGAGAGCGATCCGTATCAACACGCCGAAGTCTTTGGCGTGATTCGAGATCCATACGAGCGTATGGTAAGCGAATTCTATTATATTTGTACGCTCAAAGTGAAAGACTGGCGACCCGATCAGTGCAATCGTAGTAGACTTCATGAGAGTGCATACATGAACCAGTGGCTGATGCGCAAAATGCACGATCGAGAAACCAAGACGGCGGCTGGATACTTGCTAGACAATGGCCACTTTACACCTCAGATTGAGTATATTGTTGGCCCTCACGAAACACGCTACGTTGATTACATCTTGCGACTAGACGATACCTTGAATCCACAATTTGCACACTTGATGCAGGTTTTCGGACTGGGCCACGTAGAATTAAAAAAGTTCCAGGCTTTAGGATCTGCGGAGGACTTTAAGGATCGAAGCGATGACACTCATTTGACCACGGACGCTCTGGATAAGCACACGTTGGATTGGATTCACAATCGGTATTCGCAAGACTTCCTGGACTTCGGCTACATGAAGCGTGCCGTTGTCTAG
- a CDS encoding predicted protein codes for MSYRFLTLLSIFHLMLTVSAYCSRARQRLLPLTVNGLTSLAAIAPVSSDEVIRRNNALTRNTGGLRRLPVVKAPNELIDRARKDAYRVKTDKELKNTRNRAKKHGAETLNALSQGLCLPLRDLVNGYKSEWRRLHPFERVVADLTARARQKKDGLTLNTLLDEIHEARKMVLDSSKDWISKVKEAETAREAGEFMEEGIESMTVLFRELAAPPVLGILELQRSLRSAPTVALDTPAVVLVGAPNVGKSSIVRAISSADPEVNNYPFTTRGMTLGHVEVFWSNTEAIAKAVVPDAKRKLGAVAEEVVLGKYAFSQLCQVMDSPGLLVRPDEERNEMEALTLAAMQHLPTAVMYVMDLSGEAGDKCSSIADQLQLRREVRQRFPRRPWIDVVSKIDLGTTDGSLEELEEILDGSPYIRLSIHEGVGVAELRTAVLRMLGEVRVVLDAMSAVHMPSGR; via the coding sequence ATGAGTTATCGTTTCTTAACATtgctttccatttttcaCCTGATGCTGACTGTGTCTGCCTACTGCAGTCGTGCCCGGCAGCGACTTTTGCCGTTAACTGTGAACGGCCTGACAAGTCTCGCTGCGATTGCTCCCGTCTCGTCTGACGAAGTCATTCGTCGCAACAATGCCTTAACCCGCAACACAGGCGGGCTTCGTCGCCTTCCTGTTGTGAAAGCTCCCAACGAGTTAATAGACCGGGCACGAAAAGACGCATATCGAGTAAAAACTGACAAAGAACTGAAGAATACACGGAATCGCGCAAAAAAGCATGGAGCCGAAACGCTCAACGCCCTTTCGCAGGGGCTTTGCCTCCCACTCCGGGATTTGGTAAATGGCTATAAATCCGAATGGAGAAGACTACATCCATTTGAGCGCGTCGTAGCCGACTTGACGGCTCGAGCTCGTCAAAAAAAGGATGGGCTGACGCTCAATACTCTTCTGGATGAGATCCACGAAGCACGGAAAATGGTTTTAGACAGTAGCAAGGATTGGATTTCCAAAGTCAAGGAAGCGGAGACGGCCCGGGAGGCTGGAGAATTCATGGAAGAAGGAATTGAAAGTATGACTGTGCTTTTTAGAGAGCTTGCCGCTCCACCAGTACTGGGGATCCTCGAGTTACAGCGATCTTTGCGAAGTGCCCCCACTGTTGCTCTAGATACACCGGCCGTTGTTTTGGTTGGAGCTCCGAATGTAGGGAAGTCTTCTATCGTTCGAGCTATTTCTTCAGCAGATCCCGAGGTCAACAACTATCCATTCACGACACGTGGTATGACGCTGGGGCACGTTGAAGTTTTTTGGTCCAACACAGAGGCCATCGCAAAAGCTGTTGTCCCAGACGCGAAACGAAAACTGGGTGCTGTTGCCGAAgaagttgttttgggaaAGTATGCCTTTTCCCAACTTTGCCAAGTTATGGACTCACCTGGGCTCCTTGTTCGGCcggacgaagaaagaaacgaaatGGAAGCCTTAACTTTGGCTGCGATGCAACATTTGCCGACCGCAGTCATGTATGTCATGGACCTATCGGGCGAAGCGGGAGACAAGTGTTCTAGTATAGCGGACCAGCTTCAATTACGACGCGAAGTGAGACAGCGCTTCCCCAGAAGACCTTGGATCGACGTTGTGTCAAAGATCGATCTTGGAACGACAGACGGCTCACTAGAAGAATTGGAGGAGATTCTCGACGGCTCGCCTTACATTCGGCTAAGTATTCATGAAGGAGTCGGCGTTGCTGAATTGAGGACTGCAGTTTTAAGGATGTTGGGAGAAGTAAGGGTTGTGCTTGATGCCATGTCGGCTGTGCACATGCCATCTGGAAGATGA
- a CDS encoding predicted protein, with the protein MSPPPVSVSFAEESDEESIKLDLGGGDSLAGSCGTHKQDQDEDGYSSMYFQREGLEYMTPILFEDGMDFVECSFYYLCRKSQDSGGVLYRERRRCQPRATTEQLTHMDNAQPSPCIRRPFRFHSFPSLVTDIQARRCSFSGIPDLGNNNSDSQLIRSNSMRSLRDQVARVSFEEYVQVVTIRAAHDYPEDVRSGLWISREEMAKVAELAVPKRDSTCWRMGHEVAPGSGLVEILLVSNVVVNTVTKAEGNDGTAGVTPEIGRRVG; encoded by the exons ATGTCTCCACCTCCAGTTAGTGTTAGTTTTGCTGAAGAAAGCGATGAAGAGAGCATCAAGCTTGATCTCGGCGGAGGCGATTCGTTGGCAGGCTCCTGTGGCACACATAAGCAGGACCAAGACGAAGATGGATATAGCTCAATGTACTTTCAGCGTGAAGGGCTTGAGTATATGACACCGATTTTGTTTGAAGACGGTATGGATTTTGTTGAGTGCAGTTTTTATTATTTGTGTCGAAAGTCGCAGGATTCTGGAGGAGTACTTTATAGGGAGCGTAGACGCTGCCAACCAAGAGCGACCACAGAACAATTGACTCATATGGATAACGCCCAGCCTTCGCCTTGTATTCGCAGACCGTTTCGATTTCACAgctttccttctttggttACTGACATTCAAGCTCGACGCTGCTCCTTCAGTGGGATACCTGACCTCGGGAACAACAATTCAGATTCACAACTCATTCGATCAAACTCGATGCGCAGTCTACGTGACCAAGTAGCCCGggtttcttttgaagaatATGTTCAGGTTGTAACTATTCGCGCTGCACACGATTATCCAGAGGATGTGCGATCAGGGCTGTGGATATCGCGAGAAGAAATGGCAAAAG TCGCTGAACTAGCCGTTCCAAAGAGAGATTCCACTTGCTGGCGCATGGGCCATGAAGTCGCGCCAGGTTCTGGACTCGTGGAAATTTTGCTTGTGAGCAATGTTGTGGTCAATACTGTTACCAAGGCGGAAGGGAATGATGGTACTGCAGGAGTTACTCCTGAGATTGGCCGTCGCGTGGGATGA
- a CDS encoding predicted protein yields the protein MDLSSILDDSDSSNNDEPDSSIYRSISDTSSRMDLEQILREDEEDNDEVELDSPKSQHGFGALRWNEQTPLGDGSNSHILSQNSFGRPSQNAEDWALLQVILDEGDDDEISTEDDWLHTSGSGRVSCPTTDRANVNSIMQSDETSMNSGDESSVTMTLPSSISSTPRMDLPSNESLLVKKSQRDFPEPVDRVSGHAALQPLPATDLLEHFSRSTARRGISGAQPSALPQPDSTEDQEEEEASRRALEHARAYEQKLLRAGHREIISPLMVKRRLKPKIELCSRSARKKRPQLTERFASTSTPRFNFSGIVEEKEMLLIGASLVQHTTAGSDENYGLPTCLAFNSRFIAIGTQLGIVLVYDFFEVLRQQLGGGGSEDNWNAQKAGAVTSLDLSTNGDMIISGYTSGCVVLWDAIKGTVLRSIHDIHPSPITTVRFVANLKAVTVDAGGLVNKVAFVKNILWSTYSTDIDCLLDGTAGQILSMNVLPPYAMVNPQLRPENLASVLRGMNLIALSSERSSFVVAVDPTVNVLHRWARPPQEDLNESKVDDHEREVHAHMPCLAWGWALTSGGGNLVMPVLARGWGCCLQLLGVSFPTGDDTTNVEKGKNAPIHWPAFGLHDEIDAKAPILALEWLSSRSVLYLTLSNELHLIDTVMMTLLERIDVSNLRTVYAEFSLSRNASQKGDRIASRDNDLEVSVTFQNSVRCSHDRLMILCQEQLKCISIVGARRRISCLEADGEWLEALALTLDHYESTVISQEDRQRNPNQAKDFASRRNFVFTKGEDHEWIAKLLMRYLNLAVENAPDSSANQPWSPGSIDARIDLAQSHFQMLAGVCVDFCVVTRRLDLLFGPIFRRFQHVGYTDIFLDVLEPYVLNDRLTYIAPEVMNHFVEYCRSHNGIATVERCLLHMDCTAMDFDTIISLLMVNEMFTALFFVFNQGLNDFVTPLQMLFEKLFEEADTGKALLSRRRNGTPQNRFERYGYKAILYLQTCFRGKTFPVEESIVPDERRGSLKRELLELLMRKDYNPSPHSMHSGENNVVIGQRAQLYPYMKIFLQVDPRAALDSLSLAFGYAEHLLTVRPLPWDNTVGITGHCCSEKLQAVMDALAHITLPQFSDFTDNVPLVRPQSAMKIFLDFVSVYMIAGSVQMDNEITFMVLSRMCDKYVEANDAVHRQRAQKDVMDLLGALPSEAYDPDRVLLLIDNSGIHRAALLLHQQVASSWKPDALDLQLRCLHFQSAIDCYLEDEDFEFRKDVFAYVKKECSGSLNSSRTPEEEDPITLRNALRTKLSDLIRLDATLTVQLVVELFSDEFDSVVSSLEGVGEAQFLLLHTIISGNLSDSDPAACSVLNLTVEHHHMYLKLMASVHPELVYEYLSTHDSYRTADALKLCQDCNIADASAYLLERMGNVSSALQLILQTLESRMMGLKRAIRGMGGDAFRNRSVSASAFGKSGRSSSFETLMTQRKDTESVKRILIVALDVCERNSGTAISRSEHGSQLWFNVLDRLINAKGFLRLSREQPEHACVMAVVLSDLLRVTMQRMVSSVPLSDLVRKVTSDSSGSQLGELREMLDILLGTYSFELDLFKSATRVGRFDIIRIERERNHLQQQGSAVDSVTNIVLEQQSAAQLTSLFHNTERRDGLLNIHSNGHSNFMDGSLLPYSQRAASGLGSALTKLRSRRGNFDTSKSSRLPNISMIRSTERNVSNGRFEQVSYGERLVGLLGEPEHRGRLISFENKESRFKL from the coding sequence ATGGACTTGTCGTCGATTTTGGATGACTCCGACTCTTCGAACAATGATGAACCAGACAGTTCCATATATAGGAGTATTTCTGACACTTCAAGTCGGATGGACTTGGAGCAAATCTTGCgcgaagacgaggaagacaacGATGAAGTTGAGCTTGATTCGCCAAAGTCTCAACATGGCTTTGGCGCCCTGCGCTGGAACGAACAGACGCCGCTTGGGGACGGAAGCAACTCCCACATACTCAGCCAAAACAGTTTTGGCAGACCTTCGCAGAATGCTGAGGATTGGGCGCTGCTGCAGGTCATTCTAGATGAaggcgatgacgacgagattaGCACGGAAGATGACTGGCTACACACGTCGGGCTCGGGACGCGTCTCGTGTCCTACGACGGATCGAGCAAATGTAAATTCAATAATGCAGTCGGACGAAACCAGTATGAATTCTGGAGACGAAAGCAGTGTGACAATGACATTACCGTCGAGTATTTCTTCCACGCCACGGATGGATTTGCCATCAAATGAGTCCTTGCTTGTCAAGAAGTCACAAAGGGATTTTCCCGAACCTGTTGATCGTGTTTCTGGCCATGCGGCGCTTCAACCGCTGCCTGCAACCGATTTACTTGAGCACTTTTCCCGAAGTACAGCCCGTCGCGGCATTTCTGGTGCTCAACCCTCAGCGTTACCCCAACCAGATTCGACTGAGGACcaggaggaagaggaagcttCACGGCGGGCCTTAGAGCATGCCAGAGCTTACGAACAAAAACTACTGAGGGCTGGCCATCGTGAAATTATATCACCTTTGATGGTGAAAAGGCGATTAAAGCCCAAAATCGAGTTGTGTTCGCGCTCTGCCCGAAAAAAACGGCCACAGCTAACGGAGCGCTTCGCGTCAACTTCCACGCCGCGCTTCAACTTTTCTGGCATCGTCGAGGAAAAAGAAATGCTTTTAATTGGTGCTTCTCTGGTTCAGCACACCACAGCTGGATCAGACGAAAACTATGGCCTGCCAACCTGTCTAGCTTTCAATTCGAGATTCATAGCTATTGGAACTCAGCTTGGAATCGTTCTCGTGTACGATTTCTTTGAAGTCTTGCGCCAACAGTTGGGAGGAGGCGGCTCGGAGGATAATTGGAATGCACAAAAGGCCGGTGCGGTTACAAGTTTAGACCTGAGCACTAATGGCGATATGATTATCTCTGGATATACGAGTGGGTGTGTTGTCTTATGGGATGCGATAAAAGGGACTGTGCTGCGCAGCATCCACGATATACACCCATCGCCAATCACTACTGTTCGCTTTGTTGCGAATCTCAAGGCCGTGACAGTAGACGCTGGCGGACTTGTTAACAAAGTggcttttgtcaaaaatattCTCTGGTCGACGTATTCGACGGATATAGATTGTTTGCTGGATGGGACGGCAGGGCAAATTTTATCGATGAATGTGTTACCGCCATATGCAATGGTAAATCCTCAGCTGCGGCCGGAGAATCTGGCGTCAGTCTTACGTGGGATGAACTTGATAGCACTTTCATCGGAACGGAGCTcattcgtcgtcgctgtcgacCCCACTGTCAACGTTCTTCACCGTTGGGCCAGACCGCCGCAGGAAGACTTGAATGAAAGCAAGGTAGACGATCACGAACGTGAAGTGCATGCGCACATGCCTTGCTTGGCATGGGGATGGGCGCTTACTTCTGGTGGCGGCAACTTAGTTATGCCAGTTTTGGCTCGAGGTTGGGGCTGTTGCCTCCAACTTTTGGGTGTCAGCTTTCCGACAGGTGACGATACCACAAATGTGGAGAAGGGCAAGAATGCTCCTATTCACTGGCCAGCGTTCGGACTGCATGACGAAATTGACGCTAAAGCTCCAATTCTTGCTTTAGAATGGCTAAGTAGTCGTTCAGTCTTATATTTGACACTTTCGAACGAACTTCACTTGATTGATACTGTAATGATGACGTTGCTCGAACGAATCGACGTTTCGAATCTTCGTACGGTGTACGCCGAATTTTCCTTGAGCCGTAACGCTTCCCAGAAAGGCGACCGCATAGCAAGTCGCGACAACGATCTGGAGGTTTCTGTGACATTTCAAAACAGCGTTCGTTGCAGCCATGACCGGCTTATGATTCTTTGTCAAGAACAGCTGAAATGCATATCCATTGTTGGTGCACGCCGTCGTATTTCTTGCTTGGAAGCGGATGGCGAATGGCTTGAAGCACTCGCGCTCACATTAGACCATTATGAGAGCACTGTAATCAGTCAAGAAGACCGTCAGCGAAATCCAAATCAAGCGAAAGATTTTGCGAGCCGTCGTAACTTTGTCTTCACAAAAGGTGAAGATCATGAATGGATTGCAAAACTTCTGATGCGGTACTTGAATCTTGCTGTGGAGAATGCACCAGATTCCAGTGCCAATCAACCATGGTCTCCAGGATCAATAGATGCTAGAATTGATTTGGCCCAAAGTCATTTCCAGATGCTTGCAGGTGTCTGCGTGGATTTTTGCGTGGTTACAAGAAGACTAGACCTTCTCTTCGGTCCAATCTTCAGACGTTTCCAGCACGTTGGGTACACAGATATCTTTCTGGATGTTCTCGAGCCGTATGTCCTAAATGACAGGCTTACCTACATTGCACCGGAAGTAATGAATCACTTTGTCGAGTACTGTAGATCGCACAATGGCATCGCAACCGTGGAAAGATGCCTTCTACATATGGACTGTACTGCTATGGACTTCGATACAATCATTTCTTTGCTAATGGTCAACGAAATGTTTACTGCTCTCTTCTTTGTTTTCAATCAAGGTTTAAACGACTTCGTTACTCCGCTTCAAATGTTGTTCGAGAAATTGTTTGAGGAAGCTGATACGGGCAAGGCCCTACTCAGTCGTCGGCGAAATGGTACTCCGCAGAACCGTTTTGAACGATATGGCTATAAAGCTATATTATACCTACAAACATGTTTCCGTGGCAAGACTTTCCCGGTGGAGGAATCTATTGTGCCAGACGAGCGACGGGGGTCTTTGAAACGTGAGCTTTTGGAGCTTTTGATGCGAAAAGATTACAATCCATCGCCACACTCCATGCATTCGGGTGAAAACAATGTTGTCATCGGGCAACGTGCTCAACTGTATCCTTACATGAAAATTTTCTTACAAGTCGACCCAAGGGCAGCCCTAGACTCCCTGTCCCTTGCATTTGGCTACGCTGAACATTTACTTACTGTTCGACCTTTGCCTTGGGATAATACAGTTGGTATCACTGGACATTGCTGTTCAGAAAAACTTCAAGCAGTTATGGATGCTTTGGCACATATCACTCTACCGCAGTTTTCAGACTTTACAGATAATGTTCCTTTGGTTCGACCACAGAGTGCAATGAAAATATTTCTGGATTTTGTTTCCGTTTATATGATTGCAGGATCTGTACAAATGGACAACGAGATAACATTTATGGTCTTAAGTCGCATGTGCGATAAATATGTGGAAGCAAATGACGCTGTGCATCGGCAGCGTGCGCAAAAAGATGTGATGGATCTCCTAGGAGCTTTACCGAGTGAAGCGTACGATCCAGATCGTGTGTTGTTGCTCATTGACAACAGCGGTATTCACAGAGCTGCGTTACTTCTGCACCAACAAGTCGCATCGTCCTGGAAACCGGACGCACTTGATCTGCAATTAAGGTGCCTCCACTTTCAAAGCGCGATCGACTGCTATCTCGAAGACGAGGACTTCGAATTTCGTAAGGACGTCTTTGCTTACGTTAAAAAAGAATGTTCTGGATCTCTTAATAGCTCACGTACGCCGGAGGAGGAAGATCCGATAACTTTACGAAATGCACTTCGTACGAAACTCTCCGACCTCATCCGTCTTGACGCGACATTGACTGTACAACTTGTGGTGGAGCTCTTTTCTGATGAATTTGATTCTGTAGTTTCATCTCTAGAAGGTGTGGGAGAGGCGCAATTTCTGCTTCTCCACACAATCATTTCAGGCAATCTCTCAGATTCTGACCCAGCGGCCTGTTCTGTTCTGAATTTGACGGTCGAGCATCACCACATGTACCTGAAACTGATGGCAAGCGTTCATCCGGAACTCGTGTACGAGTACCTGTCAACTCATGACAGCTATCGAACTGCCGATGCATTAAAACTTTGTCAAGACTGTAATATTGCCGATGCATCAGCCTACCTCTTGGAGCGAATGGGTAATGTTTCGAGCGCTCTTCAATTGATATTACAGACGCTAGAGAGCCGTATGATGGGCTTGAAACGGGCAATCCGTGGAATGGGCGGAGATGCATTCCGAAATAGGTCGGTGTCTGCTTCTGCCTTCGGGAAAAGTGGACGTTCTTCCTCCTTTGAGACTTTGATGACGCAAAGGAAGGATACGGAGAGCGTAAAACGCATACTCATCGTGGCGCTCGATGTTTGTGAAAGGAATTCGGGGACCGCCATATCTCGAAGTGAACATGGATCGCAATTGTGGTTCAATGTTCTCGACCGTCTTATTAACGCCAAAGGCTTTCTACGGCTTTCAAGAGAGCAACCAGAACATGCCTGTGTCATGGCCGTTGTTCTTAGCGACCTTCTTCGCGTGACGATGCAAAGAATGGTGTCAAGTGTTCCTTTATCGGATCTGGTCCGTAAAGTTACTTCCGATAGTTCCGGGAGTCAACTTGGTGAGTTACGTGAAATGCTTGATATTCTCCTTGGAACGTATAGCTTCGAGCTGGATTTGTTCAAGAGTGCCACCAGAGTTGGGCGATTTGATATCATCCGAATTGAGCGAGAACGCAATCACCTGCAGCAACAAGGATCCGCGGTTGATTCAGTGACAAACATCGTTCTCGAACAACAGTCGGCTGCACAGTTGACTTCTCTTTTCCACAATACGGAACGACGGGACGGTTTGCTTAACATTCATTCAAACGGGCACTCCAATTTCATGGACGGGTCTTTGTTACCTTACTCGCAACGAGCTGCCAGCGGACTAGGCTCGGCCTTGACCAAACTTCGCTCTCGTCGTGGCAATTTCGATACGTCGAAGTCATCACGATTGCCGAATATAAGTATGATTCGTTCAACAGAGCGCAACGTGTCAAACGGAAGATTTGAGCAGGTTTCCTACGGAGAGCGGCTTGTTGGTCTTTTAGGTGAGCCGGAGCATCGAGGACGCTTGATATCTTTCGAAAACAAGGAGTCCCGTTTCAAACTTTAA